A section of the Methanosarcinales archaeon genome encodes:
- the cbiT gene encoding precorrin-6Y C5,15-methyltransferase (decarboxylating) subunit CbiT — protein sequence MEIIEGGPTKPEIAAIVLSKLDLCVSDVFADIGCGTGRISIMAAKLARQVYAIDDREEAIIAARQNILDEKIDNIELLRGEAPPVLDKLPPLDCAFVGGTRNIEGILHVLKKKINGRIVVNAVRIQTVSTIIETMQELGIFKEAIHVQVSKNYPLAGEIIFKPLNPVYILVGDTDHKKEDY from the coding sequence ATGGAAATCATAGAGGGCGGACCCACGAAACCCGAAATTGCAGCCATAGTATTATCAAAACTCGATCTTTGTGTCAGTGACGTATTTGCTGATATTGGCTGCGGGACCGGCAGAATTTCAATAATGGCTGCTAAGTTAGCAAGGCAAGTATATGCCATCGACGATAGAGAAGAAGCCATTATTGCTGCCCGGCAGAATATCCTGGACGAAAAGATTGATAATATTGAATTGCTCAGGGGTGAAGCACCTCCTGTTCTTGATAAACTTCCTCCACTGGATTGTGCATTTGTGGGCGGTACCCGAAATATTGAAGGTATTCTTCATGTACTCAAAAAAAAAATCAATGGCAGGATAGTCGTCAATGCTGTCAGGATACAGACAGTTTCAACTATTATTGAAACCATGCAGGAATTGGGGATATTTAAGGAAGCTATCCATGTCCAGGTGTCAAAAAATTATCCTCTGGCAGGTGAGATCATTTTTAAACCATTAAATCCCGTCTATATACTCGTAGGAGACACTGATCACAAAAAGGAGGATTATTAA
- a CDS encoding cobalt-factor II C(20)-methyltransferase has translation MLIGIGLGPGDPDLLTLKAVEVLKQSDIVFVPGRLAAKLVESYAAPHMLEFPMTKDKKVLQSHWEENADTVARHAKNGLVAFGLIGDPNFFSTFTHLRKLISQRHPDIVIETIPGISSITAFASRTDIQIGTSFQVSDGSPFNDRIVMKARRPKQLIKWLKSEGFDEFILAQKLFSEDEEITRDIEQFPEKGDYFSIIHARKHIDTK, from the coding sequence TTGCTAATTGGAATCGGCCTGGGCCCAGGTGACCCTGATCTATTAACACTGAAAGCTGTAGAGGTATTGAAACAAAGCGATATAGTGTTCGTACCTGGTCGGCTCGCAGCCAAACTGGTTGAATCTTATGCAGCCCCGCACATGCTGGAATTTCCAATGACCAAGGATAAGAAAGTGCTTCAATCCCACTGGGAAGAAAATGCTGATACAGTAGCAAGGCATGCAAAAAATGGACTGGTCGCATTTGGGCTTATTGGTGACCCGAACTTTTTTAGCACCTTTACACATCTTCGCAAGCTTATCAGCCAGCGCCATCCAGATATTGTCATAGAAACCATACCGGGCATCAGTTCAATAACAGCATTTGCATCAAGAACCGACATACAGATAGGAACTTCATTTCAGGTTAGCGACGGATCACCTTTTAATGACAGGATAGTAATGAAGGCCAGGCGTCCAAAACAGCTCATAAAATGGCTTAAGTCTGAAGGATTTGATGAATTTATCCTGGCCCAGAAACTGTTTTCAGAGGATGAAGAGATCACAAGAGATATTGAACAATTCCCTGAAAAAGGTGATTATTTCAGTATTATCCATGCGAGGAAACATATTGACACAAAATAA
- the cobM gene encoding precorrin-4 C(11)-methyltransferase — protein MRGNILTQNKIYFVGAGAGDPELITVKGQRLLDSADLVVYAGSLVNPVLLNNLTGKKVDSYGMGLEDIIRLMVESVKKGEQVVRLHSGDPSLYGAIVEQINELAKHNVDVEIVPGVSSLLATAAALGTQLTLKGVSETLIVTRPAGETLEADDLAGLSRHGATMAVFLGTHRIEEIMQAVEYPPDTPAAVVYHASWDDQQIIKGTVSDIAAKVKAAGLTRSAMILIGGVVNPGQYRRSHLYTRQ, from the coding sequence ATGCGAGGAAACATATTGACACAAAATAAAATATATTTTGTAGGAGCAGGGGCCGGTGATCCGGAACTGATCACAGTAAAAGGCCAGAGATTGCTGGATTCAGCAGATCTTGTGGTATATGCAGGCTCATTGGTAAATCCTGTACTGCTGAACAACCTCACAGGCAAAAAGGTGGACAGCTACGGGATGGGGCTGGAGGACATCATCCGATTAATGGTTGAATCAGTGAAGAAAGGTGAACAGGTGGTCAGGCTGCACAGCGGTGATCCATCATTATACGGCGCCATTGTAGAGCAGATCAATGAACTGGCAAAACACAATGTGGATGTAGAGATCGTTCCAGGCGTTTCATCATTGTTAGCCACCGCCGCAGCCCTTGGTACCCAGTTGACATTAAAAGGGGTCAGTGAAACACTGATCGTGACCAGGCCTGCTGGTGAAACACTGGAAGCAGACGATTTAGCAGGATTATCCAGGCATGGGGCCACCATGGCAGTATTCCTGGGTACCCACAGGATTGAGGAGATCATGCAGGCAGTGGAATATCCCCCAGACACACCCGCTGCTGTGGTATATCATGCATCATGGGATGACCAGCAAATAATAAAAGGAACTGTATCTGACATCGCTGCAAAGGTCAAAGCTGCAGGACTTACACGCTCTGCTATGATTCTGATCGGCGGGGTAGTGAACCCCGGGCAATACAGGAGGTCGCATTTATACACACGGCAATAA
- the cbiG gene encoding cobalt-precorrin 5A hydrolase, translated as MQEVAFIHTAIIYLEHNHNAAIKVQECIGGHLIPFGKTTFKEAFSRYEALVAVMACGIVVRELAPLLQDKWTDPPVVVVDAGLNYAVALSGGHHGANDLAKHLVKIGLQPVITTATEALDRQSVEGIAHELDCEIINKDSTKAVNSGFLNSDLPVIEIHGPKVVVVDPDVSVLKKKETNHMKGVIVGIGARNNVQSENVLDAINRALSECTLTLSDVELFASAQIKEDEAGLIIAVKQLRSHLVFVPTEIINSIDPPSSSKASMLGLTGVCEPAALALSREHKLIMRKKVYDNVTIAIAR; from the coding sequence ATACAGGAGGTCGCATTTATACACACGGCAATAATCTATCTGGAACATAATCATAATGCAGCTATCAAGGTTCAGGAATGCATAGGAGGACATCTTATTCCATTTGGAAAAACAACATTTAAAGAAGCATTTTCCAGGTATGAAGCCCTGGTTGCGGTCATGGCATGCGGCATTGTTGTAAGGGAACTGGCACCTCTCTTGCAGGATAAATGGACTGACCCACCGGTAGTTGTAGTAGATGCAGGTCTGAATTATGCAGTGGCTTTAAGCGGCGGTCATCATGGTGCCAATGACCTGGCAAAGCATCTTGTAAAGATTGGTTTACAACCGGTAATTACAACTGCAACAGAAGCTCTGGATCGCCAATCTGTGGAAGGTATAGCCCATGAACTTGATTGCGAGATAATTAACAAGGATTCTACAAAGGCAGTGAATTCCGGTTTCCTAAATTCGGACCTGCCTGTTATAGAAATACATGGACCCAAAGTGGTTGTGGTAGATCCCGATGTTTCTGTGCTAAAAAAAAAGGAAACTAATCACATGAAAGGTGTAATTGTAGGGATAGGTGCAAGAAATAATGTGCAGTCAGAGAATGTGTTGGATGCAATAAACCGGGCTCTATCAGAGTGCACCCTGACATTATCTGATGTGGAATTATTTGCATCGGCGCAGATAAAAGAAGATGAAGCAGGTCTGATCATTGCTGTGAAACAGCTTAGAAGCCATCTGGTATTTGTTCCCACAGAGATAATCAATTCTATTGATCCGCCTTCCAGTTCAAAGGCCTCAATGCTGGGCCTTACCGGAGTATGCGAACCTGCAGCACTAGCATTATCCAGAGAACACAAATTGATAATGAGGAAAAAAGTATATGACAACGTCACCATCGCCATCGCAAGGTAA
- the cobJ gene encoding precorrin-3B C(17)-methyltransferase yields MTTSPSPSQGKLYVVGIGPGSPEHLTLKAAQVLKDVDIIIGNGTYIDQVNHLITEQQVIRSGMGHEVERANKAVELARNNQVAMVSGGDSNVYGMAGLMLEMVQQSDQMVDIEIIPGVTAISAVASLLGAPIVTDFAVISLSDLLTSWDIIEKRLEAASEADMVISLYNPKSRNRNTNFQQAIKIIQRNRADSVPVGIVRNALREEEPAVIVTTLGEALDHDDEVDMRTTVIIGNSESRIWDNKIITPRGYHKKYDY; encoded by the coding sequence ATGACAACGTCACCATCGCCATCGCAAGGTAAGCTCTATGTGGTGGGAATAGGCCCGGGCTCACCTGAGCATTTGACACTGAAGGCTGCACAGGTACTAAAAGATGTAGATATCATTATTGGTAATGGTACATACATAGACCAGGTCAATCACCTGATTACTGAACAGCAGGTGATCAGGTCAGGCATGGGGCATGAAGTGGAAAGGGCTAACAAAGCAGTTGAACTGGCCAGAAACAACCAGGTAGCAATGGTCAGCGGCGGCGATTCCAATGTATATGGAATGGCAGGACTTATGCTGGAAATGGTACAGCAATCTGATCAAATGGTGGATATCGAGATCATACCGGGTGTAACTGCTATAAGTGCAGTGGCCAGTCTATTGGGTGCGCCAATAGTGACAGATTTTGCAGTTATCAGTTTAAGCGACCTGCTCACTTCGTGGGATATTATCGAAAAACGCCTGGAAGCAGCATCTGAAGCAGATATGGTCATAAGTCTCTATAATCCTAAAAGCAGAAATAGAAATACAAATTTCCAGCAAGCTATTAAGATCATCCAGCGTAACAGAGCCGATTCCGTACCTGTAGGAATAGTCAGGAATGCGTTGCGAGAGGAAGAACCTGCAGTGATCGTTACCACGCTGGGAGAGGCATTGGACCATGACGATGAAGTGGATATGAGAACCACTGTGATCATAGGGAACAGTGAATCAAGGATCTGGGATAATAAGATCATTACTCCAAGGGGGTATCATAAAAAATATGACTACTGA
- a CDS encoding precorrin-8X methylmutase gives MTTDLLTAAAHPTKEIDPELVRKCIEPGATTPEAKTIAEEGRAIVRKIVGDNSLEDRIRQRCVIATGDPGFKDLLVFTSDPIKAGLEAISAGASIFTDIRMVRTGIIKTGHGCEIQCVLDMEGAGDIARDRSITRTSAGFLAAGNILQDSVVVIGNAPSAAITLCRMVEFGIRPALIIAVPVGFVNAAGSKEMVRELDVPSITCIGTRGGTPVAVACINELLVINSVSQL, from the coding sequence ATGACTACTGATCTATTAACAGCAGCGGCCCATCCCACAAAAGAGATTGACCCTGAACTGGTCCGAAAATGCATAGAACCCGGGGCTACCACCCCTGAAGCCAAGACCATAGCTGAGGAGGGGCGTGCGATTGTACGCAAGATCGTAGGCGACAACTCTTTGGAAGACAGGATACGCCAGAGGTGCGTGATTGCCACAGGAGATCCGGGTTTCAAGGACTTGCTTGTGTTCACCAGCGATCCCATTAAAGCCGGACTGGAGGCAATATCAGCCGGAGCATCCATATTCACTGATATCAGGATGGTCAGGACCGGTATTATCAAGACCGGGCATGGATGTGAGATTCAGTGCGTCCTGGATATGGAAGGTGCCGGGGATATTGCCAGGGACCGAAGCATTACCAGGACTTCAGCAGGATTCCTGGCTGCCGGAAATATACTTCAGGACTCAGTAGTGGTTATCGGAAATGCTCCATCAGCAGCCATTACTTTGTGTCGTATGGTGGAATTTGGGATCAGACCTGCTCTTATTATTGCTGTTCCTGTGGGTTTTGTTAATGCTGCCGGATCAAAAGAGATGGTCAGGGAGCTTGATGTTCCTTCTATTACTTGCATCGGGACCCGTGGGGGCACACCTGTGGCAGTGGCCTGTATCAATGAACTGCTGGTAATTAATAGTGTATCCCAACTTTGA